The following nucleotide sequence is from Thunnus albacares chromosome 15, fThuAlb1.1, whole genome shotgun sequence.
ACCATATCATCCTCTCCCTCTACCAGCCCATAGGATGGCAGCATCGCTCCCTCCATGGTTGTGCTCTTGAACACCCCTTTGATCTTACTACCAATGCGGCTGATCCCAAAGGACTCGCCCCTCTTTGACGTGTTCCTGCAGGCCAAAGAGGGAGGTTATTAGACAATGCTTGATGGGGGAGATCTGCATGGCTTCAGCAAAGCAAATGCAGCTTGAGAGAGGCGACAGGGGAGGAATCGTAGAGGAGCGGATGGGAAGAAAGGAGCAGTGTACTGCATTGGTATTATGACAGTACatgagagggggagagagctAAGGTAGCCAAACCCAAGCCAAAAATATCACTTCACAGCCATCTCACAATGAAATGCCTGGGTTGGTTAAACGCTGCCAAAAGCAAACACAGCACATGGCAGTGAGCAGTGATTTCATGAACAGATTTTCAGTGATCACAAACATCTTGGATGATCCAGTTACCAGTCAGCCAGGAAAGGCACACAGCATCACAGGTGTTCTCTGTGAGTGCCTGTTAGATTAAGTGAGATAAAAAAACCACCATATTTCTCATGGTGATATACCCAAAACGCAAGAAACTGAACATTGAAAAGTCACTGCATTGTCAAAAATCAACAGGCAAATCTTTTGCCTAAACAACACaacaggaaggaggaggaggaaggacaCATGACATATAAACCAAGGTTCCCATGCATTCGTCTCACCATGCAAGCAGCTGGCTGGGACTGGGGTCACGTATGGGGGGAAAAGTGGACAGCATGACATCACACTGAGAGAcctgtgacagacagatggaccCTGACTTACTTGGGTGATGAGTGGCGGTGGGATAGCGAGCCGTATGGGAAAGTTGTGAACGTGGACTGGGCATGGAGGGAGTTAAAGGATGCAGGTGAAGAGCTGCCAGAGGCGGTGAACAGTGAGGATGGGGACTCGGGGCTCCAGTCCCAGGAACTATAAGCAGAACAAGGTCACGTCCCCACGGGCAAAAGGAGGGAGAGGACCGTGGATCATACGGGGGCAGGCAGTGTGGTGGTTACAGAATCAGAGTGGAcattcagtcacacacacacacacacacagagcacggTGGTGGCAATACATAGATGGAATAACGGGCGGACAGACGGACAGAGTGGAAGGGGGTTACTGAACCGCAGACATGGAGTGAGTTTAGGAGCCATTATCTATTATCTCTTCTGTCTCCTTTGAGTGGAACAATTCATGCTGCTTTGAAAACTGCCTTCATAACAAGATTATTTTCCAAACCAGATGGAAGAACTGAAACATTAAACCAAACTTCCTTCTTGAAGTTcccttaatgttttttttttttttaaaaataaaagaaaaataaagccaaaacCTTCCTAAACTAAGATTTTATATTACATGTGTTGAGCAGCAAAACTCTTGATTAGCTCCATTAACATATAATTAATGATGACTCATGCTGTGATTAGCATGATTAGCTGATTAAGGTCACTTTTCTCAATCTTCTCTCATTTGCATTTACAGCACAAGTACAAAATATAACACGTATTTAGTGTGTGAAATTAGATCagcaataaaattaaatatcattatCATATTCTCGCCTAGTGCTCATTGAATTGAACCTCTGATTGCAGCGGGTCCAGGGAAGTCTGAATTTGTTAAAAAGGCAGTACATCTTCCTCTGTAGACCAGTCAAGCAAGAATGAAGTGTCTTTTGTATCTTGCGTGCAGCAGCACTGTTCAGCCATCCACTGTTTTTGATCAGCACACTGATGCCTTATACTCACCGGATGTCATCCAAACTGAGGCTATTTCTGGAACAATATGCACAAGGAGTTAGTGGCAGGGCCCCGTGGCCACATACACACCGCACCCCGTGATAGAAACATGACAGTTGTTCCCTGGGCTCGAGTCGCTTCACTAATTTAAGTGCAATTAAACCACACATTTGAAACTTCTCATGTTTTTATAGCTAATTTAGagcttgttttgttgtgaattcatattaatatttgCAGATGCATGCTAAATTCTTCAGACACagattaataaaaacaataagtaTAAATTATCAGTAAAATTCAGAAAGCTTAAAGAAACTTAAGTTGCATGTGGGTTCAAACACAGCAATCAATTTTGTGCCCCAAAAAATAAACTACCAGTGAAGCATCCTGTGTTTTCCTTCAGTGTTTATCAGTCTAATCTAATGGCAAACATTACAGTCaagcttttcttttgtttcacatacacatacatgcacacgcacaagcacacgcaaacacacacacacacacacacacacacacacacacacacgcacacagagacGAGTGGTACAATGGCACATACCTGCTCATTTTGGAATTCCTGGCAGGGGACTCGGCCCCTCTCAGAAGCTGGCGGAAGTACTGCAGAAGGACatggaaaaaggaaataaatgtttgtatacaGTTTGAGGCAATCCAACACTGCAAGTATACAAGCAACATTAAAGACACTGTACTATGCTCTGTATCTGTGTAGTGACCTCTTCATGCtttaataacaatcataactGCACTTTTTTATCACATTATCCTATCATCTTATTTTCCAGACACACTATTCATGCGGGGCAGTGGCCTGCTGTGGACAATGGCTGCACACCGGTCCACCCAGCTGTATTCATTGAAACACCCTCTGAGGGGTGAAATTTGGCTTGGCAGCTTGGCATAATGCCAGTGTCGGCTCATTGGCCAGTTGCGTGTCTAGTATTGATGACACGGCTGATAGCGGTTGGTGGCTGAGAGATCGGAAGAGGACTGCGCAAAAAGGGTCAGTGAATTCACAATCACTTCTAACTCCAGCGTTTTCCAGATATAGTTTTGTTAATTCTGAGATGATCAAAATTCAAAAGCTAGAAGATATTAACATCTTTTGTGCTGCAGCAACCAAATTATGAAAGGACTGTATCTAGGAATCAGAGCATGACAAACAGATGTagtagaaatacaaaaaaggTGATTAATAAATTGGGTCAGATGTCAGGGCGGTTGACAGCTGAGTGATTTATTTGATGGTTTAGATGCTAACCTCATCGCTGTGACAGAACATAGGTGTGAAAACATTCTCCAGGAGGGACAGGACGTGCTCATAGGCTTCAAACAAACATCTCATGGTCTGCAGTTTCACCACCTCTGAATACGGACCCTCAGCAACTGAGgaagtacaaaacaaaaaacaaacaaaacaaaaaaaacttcataAAATCAAAGCATTTCATAGGTTATATACGCAAATGTTAATTATGGTATGTCACATACTGTTGCGTATTTCTTCCACAATAAAGGGGTCGAAGCGGATCTTGTCGACGCTCTCGTCCAAACAGTAGGTCTCATAGATCTTCTTCACCTCTTCGTGAAGCATCATCTTCTCAGAGTCAGACAGCTCTGGGCACAGTATCCTATCGTTGAACTCCTCTGAGACGTTAAAAGAGTCAGACATCTCAGTCTCATTGCGTAAGGACCTTTAAGAATGCATAAATGTGGTATCCAAGAGTGCCAAGGTTATGGACAGCCAGAGTTTTGCTGATGATTTCAGATTGACTGTGAATGGACGGTAGGTGATAGAAGAGTGGGGGTTGCTTCTATTCAGGTCATTTCTCTGCTGTAGAATAAATTGACAGCTACTGCCACTTACAAGttcttaaatatatataaaccaAATAGGATACCTACTTTACCAAAGTGCTACAACTTATTTTGAGTAATATTTAGTATTTAAAACCTAAATTTCAGATGATGTTAGTCTCAGTGGTGGTGGGACACAAGATTTGCGATGCATCACATGACTTCAATCAGTACGAATAACAGCTTGACCTGCAAACATAAACACCTGAAAGGACTGGGACACACTTACCGACTGCAAGGCAGAACTGGAGCACGTGGACAGCCCCCTCTTGCTTCAAAAAGTTCATGAATCGGAAGAGAAGGTCTTGCTGTTCTCTGATTTCCTTCAACTCCAGCTTCAGCACcttggtgagagagagagagcagtaggGGATGTCGTAATAGAAATTACAGTTGACAGCTTCTTCTTGCTTCTTAAGAACCTCAGTGATATTGAgttaaaaaaacactcagtCTGTATATTGTGATTATGTACTAGATATTATTGCATAAAATAACTAGTGGCTTGTTCATGAGTCAGTGATCAGAGATtatatacaaattaaatatacaaATTTAAACTTTGATCTTAGCATACACTTACTGAGGGCTTTTTGTTGCGAATATCAGAGTATTTTTGCAGGAAAGGAACCAACGTTGAAGTTGGCTCTGTGGCTTCTTCAGgctggagggaaaaaaatacatcttaTTCACTCTAAAATCATGTTTAAGTACACAGAATGCAAATTGCGCTGCCTGTGCAGATTAAAAGCTACTTACTGGAGAGTTGTCGAtgaatatcaaaagtaaaagattCACTGTGTCCTGAAATGAAAAACCAGCAgtcaaaaaaataatatagcACACAGTAATTCCTTACTTAAAGCAAACATTTCTTGTTTAGTGTTctgatgaagaaaaatgtttggTGTTCCATTTGCATGCTTGTAGTAAATAACACTGATTGAAAGGTTTAGTAAATACTAATCAAATATGGTCTTGGACTGACAACGGTTTTGGCTTCAGAAAATCAGTCCTTAATGTGTCTACACTCACAGGATCAGCCAAGTAGTCCATTGAAGGAAGGAAGACAGAACCAGCCAAGACTTCTCTTATCAGGAGAGTAAGAGATCTAAGAGGAGCGACAGcaggaaagcaggaaaaaaagaaaatgaaagagtaaAGAATGACCCTTATCTACTTTTGACAATACTGTCAGACTTTCTCTTTTGAGGGATGTTAAAGTATACTGATGCTGTGATGTTTTGTGACACATTTTGACTAATATATGGGAGGGCTGTATGGCCTTTACTGTCACAGCAATAAGTTACCTGCAGTCTGTAGCCTTGGGTGGCAGGATGTAGGGGAAAAGCATCTCTGTGAGCTTCCTGAGGTAGAGGAGCTCATCTCTGCGAGAACGGAGTGCTACATGGAGGTCAGGACCATATTCCTCCAGTGCGGCTTGTTGAAGGAACTCTGTGTTCTTTactgcagaggagagcagaaagAGTTAGCCTTTTATACAATGAACTACAAAGAAAATGACTCAGTGTGTGATCATAACAGCAGTACCTTTCTGTCTTGCTTTGGTAATTATTTCAATGTGCTTCATGGAAACTTTAAGAAGCTTTTTCGTGATGAGGGATGCAACATCAACCTGGaagaaaatcaaatgaaattaCTTTACAATTATACATGTTAAGTTAAACAGCATCCCAAGATTTTAACTCCATACAGTCTGATTTGTCACCTTCTGGGTTCGACGGACCAACACAGCTGCGAAGAAACGCAAAGTCACTCTCAGCTCGTCAACAAACGcctcatcatctgtgatgtctctgaaaaagaaacactttaCAGTCACTAAATAAGATACATAATGACACTCTGATGTATAACGGAGaggcaacaaataaaaaagaatgactTACCTATACCATGGATACACAAAATTTTCCAGAACAAGCTCCAgaatctagaaaaaaaaataaaacagaagtgGATTATGAGATAATTtagacatttaaataataacttCAAAAATATGCTTCATCCACGTATGCTTTACCTCTGAAAGTGAAGCATCCACCTTAGAAGGAACTTCCAGGTCAAGCCACGGTTGATAGTTTTCGAGTAATAAAGTCGGtctgtcataaattgaacaaacaaaaaaaaatcactgtgtaatacaaagaaaaaaatacatttatccTGTCTTAACACTAGAGGGCAGTGCAACTTCTCCCATTAGTTGATGATAAACAGTATGTAACAGTATATCATTGAGCACATGGAATGTATGTTGACAAACCAAATGCAATAAGATTAAggcaaaataatgtaaaaatccTCTCTTTAGTGAATCCAGATGGGTGTTTGACTCTAAATTAATCAGTCTGCTTCatttttacccttttttttaGTCGCACAACAGGATGGGCAGTGGCATGGTCACATACTGCCAGAGAATATCCAGGTGTACGCAATGCCCTCCTGTGTCTTTCTGCAAGGCTGTTGTTAACATAAATGTTAGggtcacaacaaaaaaaaccctgtttttCAATAACCACTGCACCACACCATAACCAGGTAACTCACCTGTGCCTTTTGCATttgatttttccacaaacagCACAGCTGTGGCCCAGTGGAAACAGTTCCTGCTGGTATGACTGCAACAGAGagttaacacacattaacatataCAATACTCTTTTTCTTGCTCAGGATCTATTACACAGGCAACTTATATTATGTGAAATCATTAACAGACCATCCCAAAACTCAGCGAAATTATTCATGTAAAGGTATGAAGTCAAAACACTTTggaatttaattttattactaTCACCCAGCTCTATTCATTCGTTCTTGCTTTCTGACCTACCTTGATCTTTGGTTTGATGGAGACTAGGATGTTGGGCAGCAGTGACTCAGGCCCCAAAGAGCAGTAGAAAGTAACAACACCAGCCAGGAAGGACCAAAATACCATCATTATATGAATATATCTGTGAAAGCAGAGGAAACATTCTGCTTTTgaatatctaaaataaacacCACATAATTCACAGGAAATAGATGAAGGTGTCAGGGATGTCACATGCAGTGGCATTAAATAGCTACTGTGCTCTTCTAACCTGTTTAAAAGCACAGTGGACAGCAGCAGGACCAGAAGCAGAAAGCAGAAGACTGGATACTGTCGGCCCAGCTCTCTGAGCAGGTCCAGCTTTATCTTGCGTCTTATTCTCTGCAGACAAGCCCTGATGCATcccatgtttgttgttttgggaGCCTGTGCGCATCTATAGCCTACTGcatattactgtaaaataaacaacGCATTACGGAGCGACTGTTAAATAAACAAGGGCGTGTAGCAGCGACACAAAAAGCTCTAAATAATGACATTTGACATTGCTGTTTACTTTTTCATACCAAGCAGGTTGCAGTGATTTCATTTGTCGAGTATTGcacttactgtaaatgtacGGTGGATGTCATGGGCCAATTTTCACTGTAATGTTATTCCATCAGCGACCATCATGAATTTGCAGAATAAATACGCAGGCTGCCTGTTTGAAGGATCAGCGCAGGCTAGGTGAGGTGCCGTACACAGCTGTAAACCACAGCAGGATTAGCGGCAATTACGCAGCATCATCTGTGTATACGCTCTGCTAAAGCTCAGGCAATGTTTAGCTAATGGCTACGGTGCTCGGGTTGTCACTTCTGTCCATTGCGGGGCAGCGCTCGCTGTCTGAGGCTTGACAGCGCTGGAGACGCATGATGTCACCTCCGCTCCTTTCACAGCAGCTAGTAACATACTAGCCGCTGTAGTAAACAAGCACACTCTCTCAAATGAATTAGCCAAAATGAACGACGTTTCCTGACAGAGTGGACAGGATGTGATGGGAGTGGTGGGCCTTATCCGCCgagtaaaattaaaaaacatttttcctcaaaTAACGGACTCGAAGCGCAAGCGCCGACGCCACTGTATGGTTAATAGCATACCATGTCAATTTACCGAAGAAAACTACACATGGAAACCGAAATTGTCATCCATTTTACGTTTTTTTCTAGCTAACATGGAGGGGTTAACCGCCAATTAATGAGTTCCGCTGTAGTAACCACATCGATACTGTTGCTATGGTCACCTGCAGGAAAGAGTGAATCAACCGTTATACCGAACGACATGTTTCGTCCCACGGTCCGGAAAGATTATTTTCGCAATTAATAAGTCACAAACACAATTTTCAAGTATTAATGGCCCCACTTGCGGTTATGGCAATACACTGACTGTATACGAATTCATTATCAAGACTTAAGTGGGACTAAAGACGTTTAAAAATAACGTGAATCAAACAATATCAGTCTTCTGGTCTGATAGGTAGATTACTGTGCTGGCATGAAGTGACCGACAGACCTACTGCAAAGAAATAGTTTAGTGGAAGAAAGTTATGGTCAAAAGTCCTTGAAGGACACAAAGCTGCTCTCCGCATTACAAAATATAGGCCACAGCTATATGATTTAGGGCACCCATCCTTACTAATCATTGTGGTTACACTGGTACAAACGGGGACCCAACAAAGTGTGACTGGCCACAAAATAACCTTGATAAAATTTTTGATTTCATATGTGCCAAATTGCTTTTAggactttattttctttaaattggACCCTTTTCACACTCAGCAGTTGTAATTAATAGCATTAATAACGGCTGCATCCCATTTAGTTTTGCTCCTGGGACACTCAAACCTATTAAGCCTTAATGACTTAATTAGCTTCACCTGTGCTTTCCCTACTTAATTGACGAATCAATTAAGCAAGGCAATTAAGCTGctgtgaaaaacatttctgcaacatttcatacatttgttGGATTACATTTACTGCTCATATAATTGTAAAttcctttatttaaatatacattacTCACTTGGGTTCCTTTGGAGGCCTTAATCTCCTGTACTTTTTATACATTATGTATTGAAGTGTTACTGGGAGTATGTAGAAAATGGCTAATGACTCAAATTGTACCATTAGTTAAACAATGAGATTAACAAAGCTAATCACTTCattaaaataagtgaaaacaaagacaacatgTATGGTTTCAAAGATGCCAAACTGGATCAATCACCAGTTAATTAACATCATAGCACTGGCTCCTCATGGAGACTCCATCCAAAGAGTAGGACACAGATAGAAATCAAAAACTTTATTACAAAAATAAGTTACACTCACCTCCattttacagtataaaacaatttatttgcAGGAATGCAAAAAACGTTGTTGGCCACCAACAATAGTTTAAAACTgctaacatctttttttcaaaagGTGGTTGTTATGATTTTATTGAGGGAGTTAACTGTATAGAAAACTGGGATTGAATAGCACAGTTTCCTTTTTGCTATACCTGGAAATAGAAATCATTCACTGCAGTATCCCTTCTACCACTATGTGACAATGATCCCTCGCCAAATCATTGCAGCTAACGTTAGGCACACATGCTCACTGGTTGGGCAATATGGCAATTCAGTCATCCATCAAGATTAACTCGAGAGATCTTCTACATAGTTGCTGTCTTGGGAGGTGGAAAGGGATCATTCAAGGTTAACATGATCTTACATGATGAAGGATTGATTAGGTTGTTTTACATTATTCTGATGTTGGTTGAAAATGTGTTGTatcaagataaaaacaaacccACTGGAATAATACAGTGGCACAAAAGGGACACTGCAGggctttatttttgttttttatttttttaatcaaaggcaGTTGGATGCCTGTGATGTTGACTCATTTACAAAAGTAACATTTTATCCGAAAACTATACAACCAGTAACTACATACTCTGAAGAAGCAAGGCGGCTAATTCAGTTCAAAATAGGATAAAAGCAGGGCTTGTTCAGACTCATCATATGAGATTGTTTTGCATGCCCAGTTTGACTGTTTGCAGTGTCAGAGCTGCAGCTAAAATGACTATATTACATTAAGTACATCGTTTTTGTGCTGCAGCTCTTGTGCatattttgtatgaaaacaagCCCTGCTTTCATCAATATAGTTTCCCTATTTACAGTACAGGCCGGGTAGTTTAGTCCTCTGTACTGAGGTAGTCAACCAACCCTTTAAAGACAGGTTCTGAAAAGAACCACTTTCCTGGAATGCCTGACTTATCCATGCCAGGTGGGTACACCCTAAAAACCTGCAAATGTTCTCTTTCAAACATCCAGATCAAACGATTAAGATTAACATGGATATTCCGACAATAAAAATTGCGATTAgcacaaaaatatacaatagCATCAAGCTCCTTTGAGCCACTTCAAACCTAAGAAACTTAAAAAGTGCAAATTCTtcaataattattaaaaaaatggcATGTTCAGGGACAGGGAAGGGGTAGATTGTTAGGGCAATACATAGAGCCCTGTATATCAGGGCTAGTTACAGGGGCACAGGGCAAAAAGAGGCTGTGGCGAGTATTCAAAATCCTCCGGTCATCTTTTTAAGGTGGcagtttcagaaaaaaaatgaaaataaaaaaaaaaacatggggGAGAGGGGAGATGCTTCTTCTGTAAGGCTGGAATATCATTGGACCTTTTTGTCgtgctctttttttgtttcaacatCCATTGCAGCTTACGGTGTAACCCCACACATCAAGTCAGTATCCACTGTGACAGGTCAGGACCGCCCTCGGCCCCGCTTCCCTGCTGGACCAATGAGAGGAGGGAAACTATTAGTACAGGAAAACCATGTTGCACATGTTCCCTATCAATCATCAAACTACCGTTTTATTTAAATTCCATGAAATCCAGACTGAAGCCAGAGTTTTGCCACTAAGGTGGGACTCAGCTAGCCTCCTTGAAATATAGCAGGTTGTGAATGACCTTTGTCTGCTGGCAAACAAGCTGACTGACTAACTCTGAAAGATGACACCTGTCAGGGATTACTTATGAGGCCAATAAGCAGGTgtaactttttaaatttaaagcagCGTGCATGCTTTTGTGCACTGGGTTGTGATAAATACCAACAAATCACTTCACCTCAATCCAATTAATCAATTCTTGAACTTGAAAGACTTCTAAGAAGCACTGACTCAAAcgagttttttttcccctccactAATGAACAGTAGTTATCTGGAACATCAAAGACAGGCTTCATTTGTCACTGCACTGATTAATTTAGCTTTACCCACTTGGAAATTATGAGCATCACAATGAAAAATTTTATCTACCTCTGCTTGTTCCAGGGCCTCCTCGCTGGGAGAAGCCCACTCGGCCCCTCGGTGTGATGCCACCGCGGCCCCTGCTCTGGCTGGCGCCGCCACGGATTCCTCCCCTCACTCCTCGTCCTCTCCCAGTCCCCTGGAAGTCGTCGTAGCCGTAGTATGGGTCATCGTAGCCTCCCCGGTAGTTGTGGTAATCGTATCCATAGTAATCGTAATAGTCTTCATAGCCGTAATAATCAGGAGGGTAGGAATAACCTCCCCGCCCGCCACGTCCTCGGCCTCTCGTGGGTGGTGGCATGTGGGGAGGCCCGTAGTAATAGTATTCATCATACCTGAAAGCGGATACGTAGATTCAACATAAACATGGCATCCTGCTTTATATCtaaattttaatttgataaTATTACGACTAGATCAAAGGTTCGAGATGAACTGTTCTCTCTTACATTTGTGTTTTAGCGGCTTGTCTCTGGGCTTTGCGCTCTTTCCTCTTCTGGTCAGGGGGCTTGGCGAAGACGATTTCAATGTGCTCTCCCTCAAGGTCTTTTCCATTGAGATCAGCCAAAGCCTGTGAAATTGATCATGACAGCATTCATTGATGAAGTCCAGATTTAAGATTATGTCTGAAGAcgtttttttgggggttttttttctccttaccTTTACAGCACCATCTCTCTCCTCGAAGTGGATGAAGGCATAGTCTTTCAATTTCTTCACCCGCTCCAACTTGCCAAACTGACTAAAGGCCTTTTCAAGTATCTCCTCTGTAACAGTGCTTGCTAGGTTCCTCACAAACAGCACCTTAACCTGGGAATGGAAACACAAGGTTAAGGTTTTTGCAGAACAGGGAACAAATACAACTGAATTAGACACTTATTAGGAAAACTCATTTATGCTAGACTCTTCAGATCTACGTCATGTCAGAACGACAATTTCACTGGAAGTGAAACAAAAGTAGTTTGGCCATGTTAttaattttattgtcttttcttAATCTTTCTGCTGTGCACCCCACTGCACATTAAATGATGTAAATGAAATACTGCTTCTACCCTTAGCACACAATTAACAGCATGCTACTGATGACCTCTGGCCCAGTGCCTTACCTTGGCCATGACCTCTGGGTCAGGGTCCTCGATGGGATCAGCCCACTCCACGGTGACCACATTTCCCCACACCTTCACCTTGCCGCTCATCAGCCTGCGCCGGGCCTGAGC
It contains:
- the LOC122998128 gene encoding heterogeneous nuclear ribonucleoprotein Q-like isoform X3, which codes for MKTYRQREKQGTKVSDTNKGPDEAKIKALLERTGYTLDVTTGQRKYGGPPPESAHSGAQPTIGTEIFVGKIPRDLFEDELVPLFEKAGPIWDLRLMMDPLSGLNRGYAFVTFCTKEAAQQAVKLCNNNEIRPGKHIGVCISVANNRLFVGSIPKSKTKEQIVEEFAKVTEGLNDVILYHQPDDKKKNRGFCFLEYEDHKTAAQARRRLMSGKVKVWGNVVTVEWADPIEDPDPEVMAKVKVLFVRNLASTVTEEILEKAFSQFGKLERVKKLKDYAFIHFEERDGAVKALADLNGKDLEGEHIEIVFAKPPDQKRKERKAQRQAAKTQMYDEYYYYGPPHMPPPTRGRGRGGRGGYSYPPDYYGYEDYYDYYGYDYHNYRGGYDDPYYGYDDFQGTGRGRGVRGGIRGGASQSRGRGGITPRGRVGFSQRGGPGTSRAGKRGRGRS